A segment of the Panacibacter ginsenosidivorans genome:
GCAGTATTGTTTGTATATTTTTGCAAGAAGAGAAATGTTTTGAGCCAGGCTAAAGAATATGTATTAGACTTTTGTTGCGTCGCACTCTTGTGCTTCATTACATAAAGCAACAAGTGAAAAGATAAAAGTGAAAAGTGAATGCATGTTGACTTTTCACTGCTCATAGAGTTCAGAACGCACAAGTGAGTGACACAACAAGCGATGCCATCAGTACTACAGCCGGTAACAAAAACATTATCACAACAAACAATGGGAAAAAGAAAACTGGTTTGGGAAATTAAAATTGTATCAGTGATACTGATGATAAGTACGATCATTCTGATCGTTGCTTTCCAGTGCTGGTGGATAAACCGATTGTATAAAGATGAATGGAATAATTTAAGCAAAGGAACTGATATAATTTTTCGCGATGTGGTATATAAACTGCAACTGCAAAGATTTAGAAACGATACCGCTTTTTTTAAAAAAGGATTACCTGATAATCTTTTCGTGTTTGATGTAATAGATAGTGTAAAAGAAAAGTTTATTGATTCTACATTAAGAAAAAATGGAGAACGACAGGTGATGATCTCGGTGAATAGGTTTAAAGACAGTCCGGATGTACATATGCAGGGAGAATCAACGATGCAGGTTGGCACCACAGAGCCGTTTGACATCCCTATTCACCCTCCGCATGATGGACCACCGCAATTGATAAAATATTTTTCTAAAAGTAAAACTATTAACGACTCTATCTCACTGCAAAAAATTGATTCAGCCTATAAAACAGAACTGGCAAGAATTGGCATCTTTATTCCGTTTCATATTTTATTAGACACCAATTCAAAACATGAGCCGGATACTGCACATACCGGGGAGCTACGCACCAATTTTACTTTTGTTGGCTTATCAAAAACATTTGCTTACCAGGCAGTATTTGATAATCCGTTTGGTTATATCATTAAAAAAATAAGTCTTCCTATACTCGTATCCGTTTTATTAATTGCATTCACAATTATATCATTTGTTTTTTTATACCGCAACCTGCTGGCGCAACGAAGACTCGCAGAAATGAAGAATGAATTCATCAGCAATATTACCCATGAATTAAAAACACCTATTGCAACCGTGAATGTTGCCATTGAAGCATTACGCAATTTCGATGCGTTGCAAAGCCCGGAAAGAACAAAAGAATACCTGGATATATCTGCAGCAGAATTGCAACGTTTATCATTGCTGGTTGATAAAGTACTGCGGCTGTCTATGTTTGAGAACAGGGATATTGAACTCACTAAAGAACAATTTGATTTGCGGGTGTTGATACAGGATGTTATTGATACCATGAAACTGCAGTTTGAAAAATATAATGCAACAGTAAATTTTACAACAGCAGGCGAACAGTTTATGCTCGAAGCTGATAAACTGCATATCACCAGTGTTATTTATAATTTACTCGACAATGCATTAAAGTACAGCAAAGAAAAACCGGTTATTAATGTTCAGCTTTCAGCATTACCAAATGATATACTTGAAATAAAAGTGAGTGATAACGGTATTGGTATTGCATCCGAATACAGGCAAAAAATATTTGATAAATTCTTTCGTGTGCCAACAGGTGATAAGCATAATACCAAAGGTTATGGTTTAGGATTAAGCTATGTATCAGAGATACTGAAACGTCATATGGGATTCATTTGCGTGGAAAGTGAAAAAGAAAAGGGTAGCACGTTTATTATTAAGCTGCCTGTTAAAGAAGCACCTGTAATTTATATTGATGAACATCGCAGGATCATAAAAAAGAAATAAAATTATGAGCATTAAAGTTCTCTATGTAGAGGATGAATTGTTTCTTGGCAAGATCGTAAAGGAAACACTGGAAAGCCGTGGCTTCGAAGTTGCCATGGAAACAGATGGCGCTGTGGTAATGCAAACATTTCGCAAAGAACAACCCGATGTTTGTGTACTGGATGTAATGCTGCCCAACCGCAATGGTTTTGAACTGGCAGAAGATATACGAAATGAGCATGCTGATATACCTGTTATTTTTCTTACGGCAAAAACGCAAACAGAAGATGTGATAAAAGGCTTTCGCACCGGTGGCAATGATTATATACGCAAGCCTTTTAGTATGGAAGAATTAATAGTGCGTATCGAAAATGTATTGCATATAAAAAAAGATCAACGGGCTATACCTGCTACTGCAGAAAGCCTCCACATGGGTAAATATATTTTCAATCTTAACAGGCAAACGCTGACAATAAATAACGAAGAGCGAAAATTATCTTACCGGGAAACGGAGTTACTGAAATTTTTATGGCAAAACAGGAATAGTATTATTGACAGAAGAGACATGCTCAACATGATCTGGGGCAACGACTCTTTTTTCAACAGCCGCAATCTTGATGTGTATATTACAAAACTGCGTAGTTATTTAAAAGCAGATAGCGCACTGGAGATACTTACTATTAAAGGCGTTGGTTACAGGTTTGTAACAGATTGATAAAATATTTTTTGTAGCCGGCTGTTGTTCTTTATGGCATCTGCTGTTGTGTCACTCACTGGTACGTTTGGAGTAAATATGAGCAGGTTTACACGTTTACGGGTTTAAAAGTTTACGCGTTGTTTAACGCAGAGAACTTGTAAATATGTGAACTTTTAAACTGATGAAATTTGTACAACAGCACAAGTGTGCGACGCAACGAAGGTATAATAGTATTACTGCTGTAGGGCCCAGCATAAATACTAATACTTTACTCCTGCTTCTATCTTTACGGGCACATAATTTTCTCTTGGTGGTATGGGGCAATTGTATCCTTCAGTATATGCACAATAAGGCTGATAAGCTTTGTTGAAATTAATAACCACCGTATTTGTTTGTGGAATAGTAAGATCTATATAACGGCCCCCACCATAAGTTTCTTTACCGCTTGTTGCATCGCGGAAAGGAATAAAAAGATAATCACGATACTGACGCTGGCTGGCAAGGCTGATAGATTGATAAACGCCTAATGTATATTCTTTATCTTTTATAGTAAAGGTTACTTCACCATACTTTACATACTGCTTGGTTTCCTTTCCGGATGTAGGCATCTCAAATATTTTTTCATTAGCGGTTCGTGTAAACTTTGCGGTAACCACATATTGCATACTCACCGGGAAAAAATGAATGCCTTTAAATTCTTTTTTTGCTTCCCTGCTTAATGGTGACGTACCGGCATTTGTATATTCCTGTATCAGTTCCTTTTGAAAGCGGTTGATCTCATTAATAAGCGCTGTATCTTTTTGTGCCAAAACTATGTTTACAATGAACAGGATGCCGATCAAAAAAATAATTCTTTTCATACCCAATATTTCGGCGGCTAAGATAATCATTGTTGTTACCTGATGAGTAATTTTTGGGTTATCTGTTATTGTCAGGTGTTATTCTTTTATTTTTGATAACACTACCAGTTAAATTTTAAGGCCCCCATCATGAATAAACAAAAAACAAGAGCATATAAATTTCTCCGGTATTGGAAAAAACTGGGCCCTGGCCTTATAACAGGGTCAAGCGATGACGATCCTTCAGGCATAGCCACTTATACACAGGCGGGTGCTGCCTATGGTTTAAATACACTGTGGACCGCATTTATTACATTTCCTTTAATGGCTGCCATACAGGAAATGTGCGCAAGAATAGGATTGGTTACCGGGCATGGTTTAACAGGAACGCTTAAAAAGCATTATGCCAGGCCCGTATTATATTTAATGCTGGTATTTAGTTTTCCTGCTATTGTTATGAACATCGGTGCAGATATCGCGGGTATGGGTGCAGTGGGTAATTTATTATTCCCATCTATAGAACCGGGCTATTTTAGTGTATTGTTTACCGTAATGCTGTTGTTTTCGATTATTTATTTTCCTTACCAGAAAATTGCGGCCGTACTTAAATACCTCTGTGCTGTTTTGCTTGTTTATCTTATAGTTCCTTTTCTATACAAACAGGATTGGTTAACTATTCTTAAAGATACTATCGTACCCACCATTCAATTTAATAAGAATTATCTTACCGTGCTTGTGGCTATTCTTGGAACTACCATTTCTCCTTATCTTTTTTTCTGGCAGGCTAACATGGAAGTGGAAGAAATAAAACATCGCAAAAAGAAATTGATTGTAAATAAAAGAGTAACAGAAGAAATGAAAAGGGATGTGGATTTTGGTATGTTCTTCTCCAATCTGGTAATGTTCTTTATTATACTTACGGCAGGTACCGTGTTATTTAAAGGAGGTATTCACCAGGTAGATACGGTAGAACAGGCTGCCGAGTCTTTACGTCCGCTTGCCGGAGATGCTGCATATTGGCTTTTTGCTGTTGGCGTTATTGGCACAGGTTTACTAGCCATCCCGGTTTTAAGTGGCTCCCTGTCTTATATTTTTTGTGAGACCTTTGATTGGGAAGAGGGATTGGATAAAAAGTTTAATGAAGCAAGGCCGTTTTACATTATTATTGCCATCTCTCTTATACTGGGTCTTTCATTGAATTATATAGGAATAACACCCATACAGGCTCTTGTTTATTCTGCTATTCTTTACGGATTAACTGCACCTGTTCTTATCGCCATTATATTGCACATATGCAATAACAAAAAAATAATGGGGGACTTTACCAATAAAAGAACTGCCAACATTTTGGGAGGCTTTACCCTGCTGTTAATGACCACTGCTGCAGTTACTTTGATCTACCTGCAAATTGCACAATAACTATTGCTAAAACTTATTCTTCCACATCATACTTTCAATAGGCTTGTCCGGCTGCCCGCTGTATTTGGCATTTTTTTTCTGGTTGTATTTTACTTCTATCTCGCCATCAACCGGAAAATAAATAAGCTGGCCGATAGGCATGCCCTTATAAACTTTCACTGGTTGCTTTACCGATATTTCCAAGGTCCAGTTGCCGCAAAAACCCACATCACCTTTGCCTGCCGTTGCATGAATATCTATCCCTAAACGGCCGGTAGAAGATTTGCCTTCCAGAAAGGGCACATGCGCATGCGTCTCCGTATATTCAAGTGTTACGCCTAAATAAAATATATGCGGATACAATACAAAACCTTCTTCCGGAATTTCAAAATATTCAATTTCATTGTGCTTTTTTGCATCAAGAATATGTTCGCGGTAAGTAGCCAGCCACTTGCCCAAATGCACATCATAACTGTTGCTGCCGAGACATTCACGGTCATAAGGTATCAGCTTTATAGTACCTTTTTCTATTTCTTCCAATATGCGTAAATCAGATAAGATCATGTGATATTTATTTATGTTACCGGCTTATGTTCTTTGTGGCATCGCCTGTTGTGTCACTCACTTTAGCGTAAAGTAACTTTGGTCAACAAATATTCTGCAAATAAATCGTAAATCTGCAATCTAAAGTCCTCAATCTTAAATTGGCACTCTTTTATCAACATAATATTAACGACAATACAAAACTGGGCATCTGGCAGATAGAAGAACCGGAGGATTT
Coding sequences within it:
- a CDS encoding sensor histidine kinase codes for the protein MPSVLQPVTKTLSQQTMGKRKLVWEIKIVSVILMISTIILIVAFQCWWINRLYKDEWNNLSKGTDIIFRDVVYKLQLQRFRNDTAFFKKGLPDNLFVFDVIDSVKEKFIDSTLRKNGERQVMISVNRFKDSPDVHMQGESTMQVGTTEPFDIPIHPPHDGPPQLIKYFSKSKTINDSISLQKIDSAYKTELARIGIFIPFHILLDTNSKHEPDTAHTGELRTNFTFVGLSKTFAYQAVFDNPFGYIIKKISLPILVSVLLIAFTIISFVFLYRNLLAQRRLAEMKNEFISNITHELKTPIATVNVAIEALRNFDALQSPERTKEYLDISAAELQRLSLLVDKVLRLSMFENRDIELTKEQFDLRVLIQDVIDTMKLQFEKYNATVNFTTAGEQFMLEADKLHITSVIYNLLDNALKYSKEKPVINVQLSALPNDILEIKVSDNGIGIASEYRQKIFDKFFRVPTGDKHNTKGYGLGLSYVSEILKRHMGFICVESEKEKGSTFIIKLPVKEAPVIYIDEHRRIIKKK
- a CDS encoding response regulator transcription factor; its protein translation is MSIKVLYVEDELFLGKIVKETLESRGFEVAMETDGAVVMQTFRKEQPDVCVLDVMLPNRNGFELAEDIRNEHADIPVIFLTAKTQTEDVIKGFRTGGNDYIRKPFSMEELIVRIENVLHIKKDQRAIPATAESLHMGKYIFNLNRQTLTINNEERKLSYRETELLKFLWQNRNSIIDRRDMLNMIWGNDSFFNSRNLDVYITKLRSYLKADSALEILTIKGVGYRFVTD
- a CDS encoding DUF1684 domain-containing protein, producing MKRIIFLIGILFIVNIVLAQKDTALINEINRFQKELIQEYTNAGTSPLSREAKKEFKGIHFFPVSMQYVVTAKFTRTANEKIFEMPTSGKETKQYVKYGEVTFTIKDKEYTLGVYQSISLASQRQYRDYLFIPFRDATSGKETYGGGRYIDLTIPQTNTVVINFNKAYQPYCAYTEGYNCPIPPRENYVPVKIEAGVKY
- a CDS encoding NRAMP family divalent metal transporter; translation: MNKQKTRAYKFLRYWKKLGPGLITGSSDDDPSGIATYTQAGAAYGLNTLWTAFITFPLMAAIQEMCARIGLVTGHGLTGTLKKHYARPVLYLMLVFSFPAIVMNIGADIAGMGAVGNLLFPSIEPGYFSVLFTVMLLFSIIYFPYQKIAAVLKYLCAVLLVYLIVPFLYKQDWLTILKDTIVPTIQFNKNYLTVLVAILGTTISPYLFFWQANMEVEEIKHRKKKLIVNKRVTEEMKRDVDFGMFFSNLVMFFIILTAGTVLFKGGIHQVDTVEQAAESLRPLAGDAAYWLFAVGVIGTGLLAIPVLSGSLSYIFCETFDWEEGLDKKFNEARPFYIIIAISLILGLSLNYIGITPIQALVYSAILYGLTAPVLIAIILHICNNKKIMGDFTNKRTANILGGFTLLLMTTAAVTLIYLQIAQ
- the dcd gene encoding dCTP deaminase, whose translation is MILSDLRILEEIEKGTIKLIPYDRECLGSNSYDVHLGKWLATYREHILDAKKHNEIEYFEIPEEGFVLYPHIFYLGVTLEYTETHAHVPFLEGKSSTGRLGIDIHATAGKGDVGFCGNWTLEISVKQPVKVYKGMPIGQLIYFPVDGEIEVKYNQKKNAKYSGQPDKPIESMMWKNKF